The segment GTCTGGCACGGCACGCCCCGAACGCTCCCAAATTGGCGTTTTTTGCCCAGTTTTCGTAATGCAGTATGATTAAGCCCTTCTAAGGTGTTTAACTCTTCCTAACAATTGTAAATACTCTAAATAACTTCTTATCATAAAGAAATCATCAAGAAACATGAATTTACATCCTTGAATccaaaacttcaaattcaaggaaaagtTAGAGCAGAGTCAAAAGAATTCCTAAATTTCTTTCATAAAGTCTTTTGCAAATAatttaaacttgttttaagcCTCAAACATCAGTTTGAGTAAGAACTAAAGATAAGTAGAagaagttcatttcaagtttcataagtatttcaaaaacattttatgcGTCGTTTTAAAACTTAAGCTCAAGTTCAATTCAGAGTAAAGTGAAGTATTCCTTCAAAGCACTATATGGGAACTAAATATTTCCATAAGaacataaaattatttacatttaaatataaaggaaactgagatttccaaagaaaATTCAGGCTAGTTTTAAGTTAAAGATAAATAACTTTCTAAATAAACTAACCagggaaactaagattttcaAGATATTCTTTGAACTAAGTATTTACAGAACTAATCTAAAACCTCAGaatcaatatgtttttaaaacataagagtcagtatattttgagagtagtattaagcaccgatatgggggagagttcagacactcacagcccccataaatcatgtagccaccatgggtagaaaatggtcatactttttagatgaacccttttcacagTAGACTAGTTGATTCATTAGGCACTTCAAGTCCTATACCTTTGGTTGGGTATAGGAAGCGCTAGCAGCGTGAAGTagatcgttgtatcatcactatagctcttaagtgatggttttCAGTTAAAGAAACTCTCACAgaagttaaatgtatttatatatatacatcagtttatttgtatttttacatgcATCTCAAAAAGTTATTTGTATCCGTGTAGGCACTCAGAAATTACAATATGTAttcaaacaacttttctttatattacacttgctttaaaatcactttatattaaaatgagttatgttattcataagttgagcagagccaaggtaagtatttattattactcttttcaagcttaaatcgttttagcattccaacttgaatactcgtacatttaatgtagTGATGTCAGTTGATCTACGTCATATAATAATGCAAACATACGTACCAAGGATCGAAATTCGGTGCaccgttgatccagttgagcactcGAAAGTAGTGgcgagcctccttgcattctggaggacTCTTTTTATTGGTGGTAcaatatttttccttattaGGATGTTTTAAGGTTTGTATTAATGTCCATCTTAGTTTTAGAAGGCTTCATAGAGAGACAATCATACAGTTAGCATTGTCTCTTATTTTTGTATTGCtgtcatttttttattgatacttAAGTGCCATTTCGGGCAACTTATTTACTTTAGTTATTGAATGGTTTCTTTTCATTGAATTAAGTCAGccactgagttaagtaagccaggTCTAGGGTCCACTCAAGGCCAACAATAGTTATTGAATGTCGGCCACGTCCAGGCTATTAGCTCAGGgtatgacaaacttggtattagatcccatagttcaagagtcctagggagaCTATGAAGTCATGTATGTAGAATCCTAGCTATTGGTATGAAATGTAtcacatctataattaggaggctgGGACATTTAGGAATTCCTCActtctttcctttttccttttcgtGGGTTAGAGTTTATATCTAAAAGTTTCTCTCTAATTCGTGTTTGTGCGTGTTTCAGATAATCATAACTTCACGAAGAGCAGCAAGAGCTCACCCAGTTAGGATGAATATAGAGGAACCAGAGTTGCCAAATGCACCTAAAGTACAACCGCAAGGAGAAGATTCTAATGTTGAGTTTAGAGAGGTAATACGTATGCTCAATCAAGTGGTAGCCATTCAAGTCAGATAGAAGATAGGAGTCCCACAAGAAGAGGTTGACACTTCAAGGATTCCTGagttcttgaggatgaatcctccaagtTTCAAGAGTTCGATCACTACTGAGGATCTGGAGAATTTTGTTGAGGAACTGAAGAAGGTTTTTGATGTGATgcatgatgatgatgttgaatGAATTGAATTTGCAGCATATCAACTAAAGAATGTGGTTAGTACTTGGTTAGATTAGTGGAAGGAGGGCAAAGATGAAGATGCACCACATCCGAGTTGGTCCTATTTTGAAGAGGATTTCTTGGGGCAACTTCTTCCCTGAGAATTGAAAGAGGATAAGGTACGGGAGTTTATTGCACTGAAACAGAACTCATTTAGTGTGCATAagtatgggttgaagttcacccaactgtCTTGCTATGCTCCTGATATGGTTAAGGACATGAGGAGCACAATGAGCTTGTTTTTCGCTGGCTTGAGTCGTGCATCAAGCAAAGAGGGTAGAGCTGCAATGATGATAGGCAAAAAGGACATATCCAAATTTATGGTTTATGAGTAGTAGGTTGAATAGAAGAAGATGAGGGACAGAGAAGAGTATAGAAATAATAGAGCTAAGACAAGGAATGATTTCGGGAAGCAGAAGAGTAATGCCAACAGgtaatttttccaaataaaataGAAGGGTCCCATCATTTTTtagtgcacctgcacctaaGAACAAATGTGAGTACAATGGTCAGAATTCTAGATCTAAACATGTTATTCATATGGTAGTGTGGCACAAAAGGGTAGTAAGCGTCCTGTCTGTGCCAAGTGCGGGAGAAACCACTCTTGTGTTTGTTGTGAGGACTCTACTGGTTGTTTCAAGTCCATTAAGAATGGGCATGTCATAAAAGAGTATCCAAAGAACAAGCAATAAAGTTGTAATGGGGCAATAAAACCCaatcttcatcagttgctcCACCAGACAGGGTTGCACAAAAGGGAGCTACTTTCGGTACTGGTGGAGGAACAAACCGCTTGTATGCTCTCAATAATGGCCAAGATCATGAGAGTTTTCCAGATCTTTTCATGAGTATGATTCAAGTCTTTGACTTTACTGTTTATGCCTTTCTAGACCCAGGAGAgaatttatcttttgtaactccatatgtttcaatgaactttgatattattccttAGCAACTTAATGAACCATTCAGTGTTTCCACAACTTTTAGTGAATCCATTTTAGTAGAAAGAGTCTATCATA is part of the Solanum lycopersicum chromosome 1, SLM_r2.1 genome and harbors:
- the LOC138340558 gene encoding uncharacterized protein, whose amino-acid sequence is MRDREEYRNNRAKTRNDFGKQKSNANSVAQKGSKRPVCAKCGRNHSCVCCEDSTVAPPDRVAQKGATFGTGGGTNRLYALNNGQDHESFPDLFMSMIQVFDFTVYAFLDPGENLSFVTPYVSMNFDIIP